One genomic window of Vicugna pacos chromosome 18, VicPac4, whole genome shotgun sequence includes the following:
- the CHST12 gene encoding carbohydrate sulfotransferase 12 translates to MTKSRLFRLWLVLGSVFTILLIIVYWDSVGTAHFSLPTSFSRPHPLEALPTGRADEKEFASDVDAFLEKLLSAGVKQSVLPGKRAEQPPLLASSRPAPGNMEESVRGYDWSSHGAPQSPDVDGRQAERRSVLRELCANTSFVFPTKERSFDDIPNYELNHLIVDDRHGVIYCYVPKAACTNWKRVMIVLSQSLSDRGVPYRDPLDIPREYVHNSSTHLTFSKFWRRYGKFSRHLMKVKLKKYTKFLFVRDPFVRLISAFRSKFELENEEFYRKFAVPMLRMYSNHTSLPASVSEAFSAGLKVSFANFIQYLLDPHTEKLAPFNEHWRQVHRLCHPCQIDYDFVGKLETLDQDAAQLLRLLKVDKLLHFPPSYRNRTASSWEEDWFSKIPLAWRQQLYKLYEADFVLFGYPKPENLLRD, encoded by the coding sequence ATGACCAAAAGCCGGCTCTTCCGCCTGTGGCTGGTCTTGGgctctgtcttcaccatcctcctGATCATCGTGTACTGGGACAGCGTGGGCACCGCCCACttctccctgcccacctccttcTCCAGGCCGCACCCGCTGGAGGCCCTCCCCACCGGCCGGGCAGACGAAAAGGAGTTCGCCTCCGATGTGGACGCGTTTCTGGAGAAGCTTCTCAGTGCTGGCGTGAAGCAGAGCGTCCTCCCCGGGAAGAGGGCGGAGCAGCCCCCACTGCTGGCCTCCAGCAGGCCCGCGCCCGGCAACATGGAGGAGAGCGTGCGGGGCTACGACTGGTCCAGCCACGGCGCCCCGCAGAGCCCGGACGTGGACGGGCGGCAGGCCGAGCGCAGGAGCGTGCTCAGGGAGCTCTGCGCCAACACCAGCTTCGTGTTCCCCACCAAGGAGCGCTCCTTCGATGACATCCCCAACTACGAGCTGAACCACCTCATCGTGGACGACCGGCATGGGGTCATCTACTGCTACGTGCCCAAGGCGGCCTGCACCAACTGGAAGCGCGTGATGATCGTCCTGAGCCAGAGCCTCTCGGACCGGGGCGTCCCCTACCGCGACCCCCTGGACATCCCCCGGGAGTACGTCCACAACTCCAGCACCCACCTGACTTTCAGCAAGTTCTGGCGTCGCTACGGGAAGTTCTCCCGCCACCTCATGAAGGTCAAGCTGAAGAAGTACACCAAGTTCCTGTTCGTGCGGGACCCCTTCGTGCGCCTCATCTCGGCCTTCCGCAGCAAGTTCGAGCTGGAGAACGAGGAGTTCTACCGCAAGTTCGCCGTCCCCATGCTGAGGATGTACTCCAACCACACCAGCCTGCCCGCCTCGGTCAGCGAGGCCTTCAGCGCGGGCCTCAAGGTGTCCTTCGCCAACTTCATCCAGTACCTGCTGGACCCCCACACCGAGAAGCTGGCGCCCTTCAATGAACACTGGCGGCAAGTGCACCGCCTCTGCCACCCCTGCCAGATAGACTACGACTTCGTGGGCAAGCTGGAGACGCTGGACCAGGACGCCGCCCAGCTGCTCCGGCTCCTCAAGGTGGACAAGCTGCTCCATTTCCCCCCGAGTTACCGGAACAGAACTGCCAGCAGCTGGGAGGAGGACTGGTTCTCCAAAATCCCCCTGGCCTGGAGGCAGCAGCTTTACAAACTCTACGAAGCAGATTTTGTGCTCTTTGGCTACCCCAAGCCTGAAAATCTACTTAGAGACTGA